Sequence from the Pseudophaeobacter arcticus DSM 23566 genome:
CCCCAGAACAACTGGAGGCAGCGATCACCCCCAAGACCAAATGGTTCATCTTCAACTCGCCGTCCAACCCCAGCGGTGCCGGCTATAGCCGCACCGAGCTGAAGGCGCTGACCGATGTCCTGATGCGTCACCCGCATGTCTGGGTGATGTCGGATGACATGTACGAGCACCTGGTATTTGATGGCTTTGAATTTGCCACCCCAGCGCAGGTTGAACCTGGCCTTTATGAACGCACCCTCACCTGCAATGGTGTCTCCAAGGGCTATGCCATGACCGGCTGGCGCATCGGCTATGCCGCCGGGCCACAGCATCTGATTGCCGCCATGCGCAAGGTCCAGTCCCAGTCCACCTCCAACCCCTCTTCGATCAGCCAGTGGGCTGCGGTTGAGGCGCTGAATGGCCCACAGGATTTCCTTGCGCCCAACAATGTCGCCTTTAAACGTCGCCGAGATCTGGTGGTGGCTGCGCTCAACGCCATCGACGGCATGACCTGCCCCACCCCGGAAGGTGCCTTTTATGTCTATCCCTCGATCAAAGGTCTGATCGGCAAGACTACTCCCAAAGGCACTGTGATTGAGGACGACAAGGCCTTTGCAACGGCGCTGTTGGCCGAGGCGGATGTCGCGGTGGTCTTTGGCGCCGCCTTTGGCCTGTCGCCGAATTTCCGGGTCAGCTATGCCACATCGGACGAAGCCCTCACCGAGGCCTGTGCGCGCATTGCTGCGTTCTGCGCCTCCCTTACCTGAGTCAAGGGATCCTGTCTGATGGCCGCAACGCTGCCCGAGTATTTCTTTCGCGTCCGTGAAAACGGTGCCTTTGTGTTTCGGGTTGATACCGAAAACCGGCAGCGGCGCATCGACATGGATCAGATTGCCGCCATCAACATCCGCAACGGCGAGATCAAACCGCACGGCGGGCGGGCCTTGTCAGAGCGTGATCTGGCGGCGATCAAATCCTGGATGACGGACCGGCACGCGGTATTGGCGGCACGTGAAATTGACGATATCAAACGGGCGGTGGATCATCTGAACCTCACCGCCCATTGGGCCCAGACCAAGGCCACCGACGAACAGCTCGAAGCCGTCACCGATGATCTTTTGCTCACCATGCATGACCTGCGCAGCGTTTTGGTGCGCAAAAAGGCGGATCGGCTGATGAAGGGGCAAAAAGGCGACTAAGGGCTATCGCCCGTCCCGGCGGCTTTGCGACCCGCCCTGGCCGTTTATGCCTTGGGTTATTCTTCTGTCTGTTTGATGGAATGGCGCCAAAAGCGCAGCATCAGGAACAGGCCTGCAAAGCAAAGCCCCAGCACCAGCCCGGACCAGACCCCGACGCCACCCCAGCCAAAGGTGAAGCCAAAGAGATACGAGGCCGGAACACCAATCGCCCAGTAGCTCAGCGCCGCAATCACCATCGGCCAATTGGTGTCCTGCACACCGCGCAGCAGCCCCAGCGCGATCACCTGCATGCCATCAGCCAGCTGAAACAGTGCCGCCATAGCCAAGAGGCTGGCGCCGACAATCAGGATCTCGGGCTTATTGGGGTCATGGGGGTCAAGAAACAGCGAAATAAGCAGGTCCGGCACCAGCAAAAAGGCTGCGCTGCCAATCAGCGCCATCACCAGCGACAGTACAATCACCACTTGAGCCCCCAGCGCCATATGGGCACGGTCCCGGCGCCCATAGGCATTGCCTGCACGGATGGTGGCGGCATTGCTCAGGCCCAGATGCACCATGAAGGTCAGCCCCGCCAGGGTCATCGCCACGCCATGGGCTGCCAGCGAGATGGTTCCCAGCCAGCCCATCATCATGGCGGATGCGGCAAACAGGCTGACTTCGCTCAGATTGGTCAGGCCAATGGGCATGCCCAGTTTGAACACCCGAAAGAACATCTCCCAATCCGGGCGGTGAAAATTCTTCAGCAACTCATGCTCGGGCAGCACCCACAGCGCGTAGCCCCCTACCGCCAGCAATGACACTGCCTGCGTCGCAATCGAGGCATAGGCAGCCCCGGCGATCCCCAGCTCTGGTGCGCCCCAGTTGCCAAAGATCAGCGCATAGTTCACCAGCCCGTTCACGACAGCTGCCAAAATGGTGATCCAAAGCACGATCTGCGTACGCTCCAGCGCCGCCAGATAAGATTTCAGCACCATAACCAACAGGGCCGGAAACAGCCCCCAGCCAGCCAATTGCAGATAGGCAGAGGCAGGTCCTGCCACCTCGGGCTTTTGCCCCAGTGCCAGCAGGATATATTCCGAAAACAGCAGAACTGGCATAGCCGCCACGCCATAGAGCAGCGACAGCCAAAGCCCCATGCGGGTGGCGCGGCGGATCTGGCGTTCTTCACCGGCCCCGGCAGCGGCAGCCACCAGTGGCATTACAGCGATAGCGAATCCCGCGCCCATCAGGAAAAACACAAAGAAATAGGACCCCGCCAGGGTCACCGCCGCCAGAGCCCCGGCGCCGTACCAGCCCAGCATGAGCGAATCCGTCATGCCAATGGCATATTGCGCCACATGACCACCAACCAGTGGAAAGCCAAGCACAGAGACCGCCCGCAGGTGGCCTGCGACGGGCATTTTTGATTTGGACAAAAGAGGGTGCGATTGATCTACCATAGGGCAGTCTTAGCAGGTACTGCGCCCCCGGCAAGCACCGAGAGCGCAAAGAGCAATTCCAAGGCAAACTCACCCCTTTGACAGGGCGGGAATTACATTGGTTCTTAACGCGACTTTGCTTCCGGGTGCAGGGACTTACCCAAAATGTGATCCGAGCGCTGAATCACATGATGCGCCTGGCCAACAATCAGCGGATCGGGATCCTGGGCGATCGCATAATCTTTGCCAGGATAGTCCAGGGTGCTGAGGAAGTGGCGCATGCAGTTCAACCGGGCGCGTTTCTTGCAATTGGATTTAACAACGGTCCAGGGCGCGTCTGCGGTGTCGGTATAAAAGAACATTGCCTCCTTGGCCTCGGTGTAATCATCCCATTTGTCCAATGAGGCCTTGTCGATCGGCGACAGTTTCCATTGTTTCAGCGGATCGGTATTGCGCGATTTGAACCGGCGCAGCTGCTCGGCCTGGGTGACCGAGAACCAGTATTTATAAAGCCGCACCCTCGAGCGCACCAGCATCCGCTCCAGTTCAGGCGTCTGGCGCATAAACTCGAGATACTCATCCGGCTCGCAAAACCCCATGACCCGCTCAACACCCGCCCGGTTGTACCAGGAACGGTCATACAGAACGATCTCTCCATTGGTGGGCAGATGATTGATATAGCGCTGGAAATACCACTGACCACGTTCTGCGTCGGAGGGTTTGTTCAAAGCCACCACGCGGGCAGAACGTGGGTTCAGGTGTTCGGTAAAGCGCTTGATGGTGCCGCCCTTGCCTGCGGCATCGCGCCCTTCAAACACCATGACAAATTTCTGGCCGGTCTCCTGCGCCCAGATCTGCACCTTCAATAGCTCAGCCTGCAGGCGCGCCTTCTCAGCCTCATAGGTCCGGCGCGCCATCTTGCGCTTATAGGGGTAACGCCCACTTTCAAAGGCGCGGTGGATCTCCTCTGGCGAGGGGGGCGCGGGGGGTGCAGGCGCTGGTGTTGCCGTGGAAACATTCGCAGGCGAAGCGTCATTCACGTCAGTTGGCGCGGTTGGCGAATTGGCAGTGGCTATTGGCATTTGCGTCCCCTTTTTCTCTGTCCAAAACAATCCTAGATGCCCCGCTGCAACGGCGCGCTGACCTGTGTCAAAAAACTGTCATATTGGCTGCATTCACACGAGAGTATGCAGCCCTGCGTGACGCAACGGTTGACTTGATTGCAAAGCGCATCGGTCGCAGCCTTTGCTTTCATTGCAGGAAGACAACAAATGCACAGCGCCATCGAGAGCCTCCAGGGGCAGCCCTTTTTTGTCCGCCGCTGGGGCGATCCCAGCTTGCCGCGCCTGTTGCTGCTACACGGGTTCCCGGAATACGGCGGTGCCTGGCAGGAGGTGGCGCACCACCTGAGCCAGGATTTCCACTGCATCGCCCCCGACCAGCGCGGATATGGCCAAAGCTGGACACCCGAAGGTGTTGAAAACTATGCCGCTGGCAAACTGATTGGCGATATGGTTGCGCTGATTGGCGCTGATACAGGCCCAGTGACGGTGTTTGGCCATGATTGGGGCGCCGCCATCGCCTATGGGCTGGCAATGTTTCACCCCCAGCTCGTCGATCGTCTGATCATCGCCAATGGGGTGCACCCAGGACCCTTTCAGCGCGCCCTGGCGCAGGGCGGCGCGCAGACGGAGGCCTCGCAGTATATTCACTGGCTCCGTCAACCTGGGGTCGAAGCAGAGCTGCGCGCCAATGGCTTTGAAAAACTTCAGAAGCTGTTTGCAACCCATATGGATATGTCCTGGCTCTCTGGCGCGCGGTTGCAAGACTACAAGACAGAATGGTCCCGTCCCGGTCGGTTGCAGGCCATGGTCAACTGGTATCGCGCGTCCCCCCTGCAGGTCGCCAAACCGGGGCAGCCCATCGCCCTGCCCGCGCTGCCGCTTGAGCGCCTGAAGGTTCCCCAGCCCCACCTGTTGCTTTGGGGCGATGGAGATACCGCCCTGTTGCCGGAAACCACCCTGGGGCTGGAAGATTTTGCGCCGCAGCTCACCCGCATCACGATTCCAGGCTGTGACCACTGGCTGCACCATCAGAAACCCAAAGATCTGGCCGAGGCTATCCTAAACTGGCACCCCTGACCAAGCTGCCGCGTTGCAGACTTTAGCTATGCCCCCAGTCATCCGGGTTTTCCGAATTGTTCGGGCTCAGCCCCAGATCATCGCCCTTGGTTGAACAGCCAAGCCCCAGAACCGTCCGGTTGGCATAAGAGAAATAGGCGCTCACCTGGTTGATTTCGAGGATTTCACCGTCGTCATATCCCGCCTGGCGCAGAGCTTCTATGTCTGCCTCAACCAGCGCGGCCGGGGCCTCTGTCAGCTTGCGCGCATACTGCATGGCGGCCTGCTGCGCGAGATCCAGAGGCGCCGCTGCCGGGTCACGCGCACTGATCGCGGCACGAATGGCCAGACCACGGTCCGCATCCGCCAGAAGCCGTTGAAGGCCGGCAAAATGATGCTCGACGCAGTAGTCACAGTTATTCAGCGACGAGACCCAGACGCCCAGCACTTCGAGAAACCACTTGGGGATTTTGTTGCCAGTATGGTGCAGCACATTTTTGTAGAGCGCCATGTGGCCCTCCATC
This genomic interval carries:
- a CDS encoding pyridoxal phosphate-dependent aminotransferase; translation: MSFLSKTLERVKPSPTIAITAMAAELKAAGRDVIGLSAGEPDFDTPQNIKDAAVAAIAAGKTKYTAPDGIIELKQAICAKFERENGLSYQPAQVSVGTGGKQTLYNALMATLNPGDEVIIPAPYWVSYPDMVLLAGGTPVAVEASLETDFKLTPEQLEAAITPKTKWFIFNSPSNPSGAGYSRTELKALTDVLMRHPHVWVMSDDMYEHLVFDGFEFATPAQVEPGLYERTLTCNGVSKGYAMTGWRIGYAAGPQHLIAAMRKVQSQSTSNPSSISQWAAVEALNGPQDFLAPNNVAFKRRRDLVVAALNAIDGMTCPTPEGAFYVYPSIKGLIGKTTPKGTVIEDDKAFATALLAEADVAVVFGAAFGLSPNFRVSYATSDEALTEACARIAAFCASLT
- a CDS encoding MATE family efflux transporter — protein: MPVAGHLRAVSVLGFPLVGGHVAQYAIGMTDSLMLGWYGAGALAAVTLAGSYFFVFFLMGAGFAIAVMPLVAAAAGAGEERQIRRATRMGLWLSLLYGVAAMPVLLFSEYILLALGQKPEVAGPASAYLQLAGWGLFPALLVMVLKSYLAALERTQIVLWITILAAVVNGLVNYALIFGNWGAPELGIAGAAYASIATQAVSLLAVGGYALWVLPEHELLKNFHRPDWEMFFRVFKLGMPIGLTNLSEVSLFAASAMMMGWLGTISLAAHGVAMTLAGLTFMVHLGLSNAATIRAGNAYGRRDRAHMALGAQVVIVLSLVMALIGSAAFLLVPDLLISLFLDPHDPNKPEILIVGASLLAMAALFQLADGMQVIALGLLRGVQDTNWPMVIAALSYWAIGVPASYLFGFTFGWGGVGVWSGLVLGLCFAGLFLMLRFWRHSIKQTEE
- the ppk2 gene encoding polyphosphate kinase 2, which encodes MPIATANSPTAPTDVNDASPANVSTATPAPAPPAPPSPEEIHRAFESGRYPYKRKMARRTYEAEKARLQAELLKVQIWAQETGQKFVMVFEGRDAAGKGGTIKRFTEHLNPRSARVVALNKPSDAERGQWYFQRYINHLPTNGEIVLYDRSWYNRAGVERVMGFCEPDEYLEFMRQTPELERMLVRSRVRLYKYWFSVTQAEQLRRFKSRNTDPLKQWKLSPIDKASLDKWDDYTEAKEAMFFYTDTADAPWTVVKSNCKKRARLNCMRHFLSTLDYPGKDYAIAQDPDPLIVGQAHHVIQRSDHILGKSLHPEAKSR
- a CDS encoding alpha/beta fold hydrolase, with product MHSAIESLQGQPFFVRRWGDPSLPRLLLLHGFPEYGGAWQEVAHHLSQDFHCIAPDQRGYGQSWTPEGVENYAAGKLIGDMVALIGADTGPVTVFGHDWGAAIAYGLAMFHPQLVDRLIIANGVHPGPFQRALAQGGAQTEASQYIHWLRQPGVEAELRANGFEKLQKLFATHMDMSWLSGARLQDYKTEWSRPGRLQAMVNWYRASPLQVAKPGQPIALPALPLERLKVPQPHLLLWGDGDTALLPETTLGLEDFAPQLTRITIPGCDHWLHHQKPKDLAEAILNWHP
- a CDS encoding carboxymuconolactone decarboxylase family protein; the protein is MAWIKTVPFEAATGKLKKLYERVTGPDNNVDNIMMAHSLRPHSMEGHMALYKNVLHHTGNKIPKWFLEVLGVWVSSLNNCDYCVEHHFAGLQRLLADADRGLAIRAAISARDPAAAPLDLAQQAAMQYARKLTEAPAALVEADIEALRQAGYDDGEILEINQVSAYFSYANRTVLGLGCSTKGDDLGLSPNNSENPDDWGHS